The Aliivibrio fischeri genome contains a region encoding:
- a CDS encoding GGDEF and EAL domain-containing protein: MQKTLTSAIDIPEQMQNDWQNMLDILSNVINVPAALIMRIYDNDIKVFSSSSSTENPYIKGATEKLNQGLYCETVIKERQELTVFNALVDPEWNSNPDLKQNMIAYCGLPLYWPDNTPFGTLCILDKKENHFSPTYQKLMKTYQHSIEAQLNTLYQHADLLNRHKELQAEVARTTQHLNEINIKLSNEIDCRRAAEQKVEYHKNHDVNTGFLNPIAIHRHVDNLIKNETKFVLLHIHFANSRKIQQEYGYQAFDSLLIEYRSKLTKITDTSVTGRLGSSDILLIIQTDKEKLPQLCQHLSEIGQANYTANEQSLHLQTYVGAVHSKEGISRSDLLQFAYDTVVKCQSLGKTFTIADVSLPTQSSLSEHKIERYLLEAVRNHDLFLNYQPKVCPVNKKWIGCEALLRWNHPHLGAIANDVLIQLAERNGLIYELGNFALRNAIQQASEWILHSPNFVMAVNISAVQLKDPHFVTHIKQLLSLYQLPSKNLELEVTESGLISDEPLAITTLSQLNNMGISIALDDFGTGYASFQYLKKYPFSSLKIDKSFIANIEQNEDDQNIVCAMINIAKKLQLKVVVEGVENQNQEAFVVKEGIDLIQGYLYSKPISATDFEEGLFNQSSIGTPYFQFV; this comes from the coding sequence ATGCAAAAAACGTTAACGTCTGCCATCGACATTCCTGAACAAATGCAAAACGATTGGCAAAATATGCTCGATATTTTATCGAATGTAATTAATGTACCTGCTGCATTAATTATGCGTATTTATGATAATGACATTAAAGTTTTTTCATCAAGTTCTTCCACAGAAAATCCTTACATTAAAGGAGCAACAGAAAAGCTCAACCAAGGGCTATATTGCGAAACCGTAATAAAAGAAAGACAAGAATTAACCGTATTTAATGCCTTGGTAGATCCTGAATGGAACAGCAACCCCGATCTTAAACAAAATATGATCGCCTATTGTGGGTTACCCCTTTATTGGCCAGACAATACCCCTTTTGGCACCCTATGTATTCTAGACAAAAAAGAAAATCACTTTTCACCGACTTATCAAAAGTTGATGAAAACCTATCAGCATTCGATTGAAGCCCAACTCAACACGTTATATCAACATGCTGATTTACTTAACCGTCACAAAGAGCTGCAGGCAGAAGTTGCAAGAACAACTCAGCATCTGAATGAAATAAATATCAAGTTATCCAATGAAATTGATTGTCGACGAGCAGCAGAGCAAAAAGTTGAGTATCATAAAAATCATGATGTTAATACGGGTTTTCTAAACCCCATCGCTATTCATAGACATGTTGATAATCTAATAAAAAACGAAACTAAATTTGTACTTTTGCATATACATTTTGCTAATAGTCGTAAAATACAACAAGAATACGGTTATCAAGCGTTTGACTCTTTATTAATAGAATACCGTTCAAAGCTAACAAAAATCACTGATACTTCAGTTACTGGGCGCTTAGGTTCATCGGATATTTTATTGATTATTCAGACAGATAAAGAAAAGCTGCCACAGCTGTGCCAACATTTATCTGAAATAGGCCAAGCAAACTACACGGCAAATGAACAATCTCTACATCTGCAAACTTATGTTGGAGCAGTACATTCTAAAGAAGGTATATCTCGTTCAGATTTACTGCAATTTGCTTACGATACCGTTGTAAAATGCCAAAGCTTAGGTAAAACTTTTACCATTGCAGACGTATCACTGCCTACTCAATCGTCATTATCTGAGCATAAAATTGAGCGCTATTTATTAGAAGCCGTTCGTAATCACGATCTATTCTTAAACTATCAACCTAAAGTATGCCCAGTAAATAAAAAATGGATTGGTTGTGAAGCACTATTACGCTGGAATCACCCACATTTAGGTGCAATCGCTAATGACGTATTAATCCAATTAGCAGAACGAAATGGCCTTATTTATGAGCTAGGGAACTTTGCACTTAGAAACGCAATTCAACAGGCATCTGAGTGGATCCTACATTCACCAAACTTTGTCATGGCCGTAAATATTTCTGCTGTCCAACTAAAAGATCCCCACTTTGTAACTCACATAAAACAATTACTTAGTTTATATCAACTACCTTCAAAAAACCTTGAACTAGAAGTAACAGAAAGTGGCTTAATTTCTGATGAGCCGCTGGCAATTACAACATTAAGCCAATTGAATAATATGGGAATTTCTATTGCATTAGATGATTTTGGAACAGGTTATGCCTCATTCCAATACCTTAAAAAATACCCATTCAGTTCATTAAAAATTGATAAAAGTTTTATTGCCAATATTGAACAAAATGAAGACGACCAAAACATTGTTTGTGCAATGATCAACATAGCCAAAAAACTGCAACTTAAAGTTGTGGTTGAAGGCGTTGAAAACCAAAACCAAGAAGCGTTTGTAGTTAAAGAAGGTATTGACTTAATTCAAGGTTATCTTTATTCCAAACCCATTTCCGCAACCGATTTTGAAGAAGGTTTATTTAATCAATCTTCAATTGGTACCCCCTACTTTCAGTTTGTGTAA
- a CDS encoding DUF1415 domain-containing protein, with translation MNIQKIEQEVQQWLEDVVIGLNLCPFAAKPNRNKQIKIFVSEATTEEALLEDILQELMNLDSKTAEELETTLVAIPNMLQDFMDYNFFLDWVDALIKQQEWEGIYQIATFHPDYCFGGAEPEDDENLTNRSPYPVLHLIREESMEKVLKHYPNPEAIPDTNIARVEALTLEERRKLFPYLFV, from the coding sequence ATGAATATTCAAAAAATAGAACAAGAAGTACAGCAATGGTTAGAAGATGTGGTCATCGGCCTCAATCTTTGCCCTTTTGCAGCAAAACCTAACCGTAATAAACAAATCAAAATTTTTGTATCTGAAGCAACAACAGAAGAAGCATTACTTGAAGATATTCTTCAAGAGTTGATGAATTTAGATTCAAAAACGGCTGAAGAGCTAGAAACAACACTCGTTGCGATTCCTAATATGCTGCAAGACTTTATGGATTATAACTTCTTCTTGGATTGGGTTGACGCACTCATCAAACAGCAAGAATGGGAAGGTATTTATCAAATTGCGACGTTCCATCCTGATTACTGTTTTGGTGGTGCAGAGCCTGAAGATGATGAGAACCTAACCAATCGCTCTCCATATCCTGTCCTTCACCTTATTCGTGAAGAAAGCATGGAAAAAGTCCTAAAACACTATCCAAATCCAGAGGCAATTCCAGATACAAATATTGCACGTGTTGAAGCGTTAACCTTAGAAGAACGTCGTAAGCTATTCCCTTACTTGTTCGTATAA
- a CDS encoding glutaredoxin family protein, with protein MKRVVLYVADKCPHCKEAQRYLDSKGIKYRLTNAKMQRGRKELEAIGARSVPVLKIGDQMMAGWNQKNFDKIYNS; from the coding sequence ATGAAACGAGTTGTTTTATATGTTGCAGACAAATGCCCTCACTGCAAAGAAGCGCAACGCTACCTTGATTCTAAAGGCATTAAGTATCGTTTAACTAACGCAAAGATGCAGCGTGGCCGTAAAGAGTTAGAAGCCATTGGTGCTCGCTCTGTGCCAGTATTAAAAATCGGCGATCAAATGATGGCTGGTTGGAATCAAAAGAATTTCGATAAGATATATAATAGTTAA